From Citricoccus sp. SGAir0253, a single genomic window includes:
- a CDS encoding CGNR zinc finger domain-containing protein, with protein MFSPTTTRRLALAAALVNTSAGRHGGRVLPDRLEEPGRLAALLPGGDPGGPAPEATLRAVRKLRAALAGTWQDAAARDVPAALESLNHLLAAAGPVRLALPGAPDGGGSGPGPEGAEGAGPGDATGPGDATGPGPAARTPAVLAAGREGDPAERELSAALALALTEVALAGELTRLRTCAGEDCDNAFVDLTRNRSKQFCDEANCANRAHVKAYRARRAAEPGAAEASVGTGTPGAAPAGPGTGDREEGSGKGTARGREADKGGKQKAKKKAKKKARKKGQKGSTKGA; from the coding sequence ATGTTCTCCCCCACCACGACCCGCCGGCTGGCCCTGGCGGCAGCGCTGGTCAACACCTCCGCCGGTCGCCACGGCGGCCGGGTCCTGCCCGACCGCCTCGAGGAACCGGGGCGACTGGCCGCCCTGCTGCCCGGCGGGGACCCCGGCGGCCCCGCCCCGGAGGCCACCCTGCGGGCGGTCCGGAAGCTCCGCGCCGCCCTCGCCGGCACCTGGCAGGACGCCGCCGCCCGGGACGTGCCCGCCGCGCTGGAGTCCCTGAACCACCTGCTCGCCGCGGCCGGCCCGGTCCGGCTGGCGCTGCCGGGCGCGCCCGACGGCGGCGGGTCCGGCCCCGGCCCGGAGGGCGCCGAGGGCGCGGGGCCGGGGGACGCGACGGGTCCGGGGGACGCGACGGGGCCGGGGCCGGCGGCGCGGACCCCGGCCGTGCTCGCCGCGGGCCGCGAGGGGGACCCCGCCGAGCGGGAGCTGTCCGCGGCCCTGGCGCTGGCGCTCACGGAGGTCGCCCTGGCCGGGGAGCTGACGCGGCTGCGCACCTGCGCCGGCGAGGACTGCGACAACGCCTTCGTGGACCTGACCCGGAACCGCTCCAAGCAGTTCTGCGACGAGGCCAACTGCGCCAACCGCGCCCACGTGAAGGCCTATCGGGCGCGCCGCGCCGCCGAGCCCGGGGCCGCGGAGGCGTCCGTCGGCACCGGCACGCCCGGGGCGGCGCCCGCCGGTCCGGGGACGGGGGACCGGGAGGAGGGCTCCGGGAAGGGCACGGCCCGGGGCAGGGAAGCCGACAAGGGCGGGAAGCAGAAGGCGAAGAAGAAGGCGAAGAAGAAGGCGCGGAAGAAGGGCCAGAAGGGATCGACGAAGGGCGCCTAG
- a CDS encoding thiamine pyrophosphate-dependent enzyme translates to MSTAQNTSATKSAGHVIVDTLRAHGVKRVYSVPGESYLDVLDGLHNSDIENVVCRHEGGAAYMAEADGKMNDVPGIAMVTRGPGAANAHVGLHTAWQDSTAMVLFVGLIPFEHRGKEAFQEFDPQMWFESGAKRVMTVDQADRASEIVAEAMFAASSGRPGPVIVGLHEDVIKEQIDPTLHPCIPVAPGGMTVEDWKTLNQALQESDKPLVITGGNDWTTEGAETLTQWLEEHHIPAAAEWRTEGTVPFTSPSYVGPIGYGRPKPTYDLLEETDLIIFIGTVPGDVVTDGFTIRQNWDKKNFLVTIDPSLRGRSGPVSHQIVSKPDVFVRDLVRMDLPVKESWKEWTARMRGEQEKFAELPPAEPSEGQAKMATLMANLVQTLPEDAMVTLGAGEHTNWAHRYFPTNSYAAMISARNGSMGYSVPSAVAASLNYPGRRVVTIAGDGEFLMNGQELATAAQYGATPLVIVMDNQEYGTIRTHQERDYPGRVSGTQLKNPDFAVMAQAFGGFGVRVEKDSEIPAALESALKAIDEENRFALIHLIVEQRVKAY, encoded by the coding sequence ATGAGCACAGCCCAGAACACGTCCGCGACCAAGTCCGCCGGCCACGTCATCGTGGACACGCTGAGGGCCCACGGCGTGAAGCGCGTCTACTCGGTCCCGGGCGAGAGCTACCTGGACGTGCTGGACGGGCTGCACAACTCCGACATCGAGAACGTGGTCTGTCGCCACGAGGGCGGCGCCGCCTACATGGCCGAGGCCGACGGCAAGATGAACGACGTCCCGGGCATCGCCATGGTGACCCGCGGCCCGGGCGCCGCCAACGCGCACGTGGGGCTGCACACCGCGTGGCAGGACTCCACCGCCATGGTGCTGTTCGTGGGCCTGATCCCCTTCGAGCACCGCGGCAAGGAGGCGTTCCAGGAGTTCGACCCGCAGATGTGGTTCGAGTCCGGCGCCAAGCGCGTGATGACCGTGGACCAGGCCGACCGCGCCTCGGAGATCGTGGCCGAGGCCATGTTCGCCGCCAGCTCCGGCCGCCCGGGTCCGGTCATCGTGGGCCTGCACGAGGACGTCATCAAGGAGCAGATCGACCCCACGCTGCACCCGTGCATCCCGGTGGCCCCCGGCGGCATGACCGTGGAGGACTGGAAGACCCTGAACCAGGCCCTGCAGGAGTCGGACAAGCCGCTCGTCATCACCGGCGGCAACGACTGGACCACCGAGGGCGCCGAGACGCTCACCCAGTGGCTCGAGGAGCACCACATCCCGGCCGCCGCCGAGTGGCGCACCGAGGGCACCGTGCCCTTCACCTCCCCGTCCTACGTGGGCCCGATCGGCTACGGCCGCCCGAAGCCCACCTACGACCTGCTCGAGGAGACGGACCTCATCATCTTCATCGGCACCGTGCCCGGTGACGTGGTCACGGACGGCTTCACCATCCGCCAGAACTGGGACAAGAAGAACTTCCTGGTCACCATCGACCCGTCCCTGCGCGGCCGCTCCGGCCCCGTCTCCCACCAGATCGTCTCCAAGCCGGACGTGTTCGTGCGCGACCTCGTGCGCATGGACCTGCCCGTCAAGGAGTCCTGGAAGGAGTGGACCGCCCGCATGCGCGGCGAGCAGGAGAAGTTCGCGGAGCTGCCGCCGGCCGAGCCCTCCGAGGGCCAGGCGAAGATGGCCACGCTGATGGCCAACCTGGTGCAGACCCTGCCCGAGGACGCCATGGTCACCCTGGGCGCCGGCGAGCACACCAACTGGGCGCACCGGTACTTCCCCACCAACTCCTACGCCGCCATGATCTCGGCCCGCAACGGCTCCATGGGCTACTCGGTGCCCTCGGCCGTGGCCGCCTCCCTGAACTACCCGGGCCGCCGCGTGGTGACCATCGCCGGTGACGGCGAGTTCCTGATGAACGGCCAGGAGCTGGCCACCGCCGCCCAGTATGGCGCCACCCCGCTGGTGATCGTCATGGACAACCAGGAGTACGGCACCATCCGCACCCACCAGGAGCGCGACTACCCGGGCCGCGTGTCCGGCACCCAGCTGAAGAACCCCGACTTCGCGGTCATGGCCCAGGCCTTCGGCGGCTTCGGCGTGCGCGTGGAGAAGGACTCCGAGATCCCGGCCGCCCTCGAGTCCGCCCTCAAGGCGATCGACGAGGAGAACCGCTTCGCCCTGATCCACCTGATCGTGGAGCAGCGCGTCAAGGCCTACTGA